The following are encoded together in the Fundidesulfovibrio putealis DSM 16056 genome:
- the sppA gene encoding signal peptide peptidase SppA: MPKTGFRQRHPVLFVFGILFAAMTLTTGVMALFFSAAGFDDEDFTFALPATEKLGVAYLDGTIESSGRFVAFLKKLREDPDVKGVLLRVNSGGGGFGPSQEIFRAVKALAAKKPVVVSIGSMAASGGYYAACPAKVIYALPGSITGSIGVRSMFPSVVGVTDKIGFTFSSFTTGKLKDAGSPFRELTEEDRAYLQGLMNDLHDIFVGDVAQARNLNPADLTALQGKAMTAANALTIGLVDKMGSQEEAMEELKALSGITKKNPATIRGPKKEQSRLEEFFGRMGAAFIQGVTSAQPGFELRAQ; the protein is encoded by the coding sequence ATGCCGAAGACGGGTTTCAGACAGCGCCACCCGGTGTTGTTCGTCTTCGGCATTCTCTTTGCGGCCATGACCCTCACCACAGGGGTCATGGCCCTTTTCTTTTCCGCAGCAGGCTTTGACGACGAGGACTTCACCTTCGCCCTGCCCGCCACCGAGAAACTCGGCGTGGCCTACCTGGACGGAACCATCGAGTCCTCGGGACGCTTCGTGGCCTTCCTGAAGAAGCTGCGCGAAGACCCCGACGTCAAAGGCGTGCTGCTCCGGGTGAACTCCGGCGGCGGCGGCTTCGGCCCCTCCCAGGAGATTTTCCGAGCCGTGAAGGCCCTGGCCGCCAAGAAACCCGTGGTCGTCTCCATCGGCTCCATGGCCGCCAGCGGCGGCTACTACGCCGCCTGCCCGGCCAAGGTGATCTACGCCCTGCCCGGCTCCATCACCGGCTCCATCGGCGTGCGCAGCATGTTCCCCAGCGTGGTCGGCGTCACTGACAAGATCGGGTTCACTTTCTCGAGCTTCACCACCGGCAAGCTCAAGGACGCGGGTTCGCCCTTCCGGGAACTCACCGAAGAGGACCGCGCCTACCTGCAAGGCCTCATGAACGACCTGCACGACATTTTCGTGGGCGACGTGGCCCAGGCCCGCAACCTGAACCCCGCCGACCTCACCGCCCTGCAAGGCAAGGCCATGACCGCCGCCAACGCCCTGACCATCGGGCTGGTGGACAAGATGGGCAGCCAGGAAGAGGCCATGGAGGAACTCAAGGCGCTCTCCGGGATCACCAAGAAAAACCCCGCCACCATCCGTGGCCCAAAGAAGGAACAATCCCGCCTGGAAGAGTTCTTCGGACGCATGGGAGCTGCCTTCATCCAGGGCGTCACCTCGGCCCAGCCCGGATTCGAGTTGCGCGCGCAGTAG